The following coding sequences are from one Kiritimatiellales bacterium window:
- a CDS encoding UDP-glucose 6-dehydrogenase, translating into MTKVLCIGAGYVGGPTMAMIAKKNPNVLVTVVDINKKRIAAWNSDILPIYEPGLDEVVKAARGKNLFFSTDVDQGIRDADIIFVSVNTPTKTFGHGAGCAADLQHWERCTRQILDVSTSNKIVVEKSTLPVRTAAAMERILKGAKNGVRFDVLSNPEFLAEGTAINDLENPDRILIGGHQTPEGQAAVQKLIDLYATWVPREKILTTNLWSSELSKLTANAFLAQRVSSINSISALCEVTEADINEVAHAIGTDSRIGPKFLKASVGFGGSCFKKDILNLVYLCESYGLDEVAEYWRQVVKMNDYQGCRFAARMLQEMFNTIAGKQIALFGFAFKANTGDTRESPAIKIVHELLAENAQVVVTDPKALENAGYELADVRDRVIFEPDPYKAAEGAHAVALLTDWDEYKALDYKRIYDTMMSPAFLFDGRNHLNHQELYNIGFNVYAIGKAALKHI; encoded by the coding sequence ATGACAAAAGTTCTTTGTATCGGAGCGGGTTATGTTGGCGGTCCGACGATGGCAATGATTGCCAAAAAAAATCCGAATGTTCTAGTGACCGTCGTCGATATTAACAAAAAACGGATCGCCGCGTGGAATTCCGACATTCTTCCGATTTATGAACCGGGTCTTGATGAAGTGGTGAAAGCTGCGCGCGGGAAAAATCTGTTTTTTTCAACCGATGTAGATCAGGGTATCCGGGATGCAGATATTATTTTTGTCAGCGTGAACACGCCGACCAAAACATTCGGTCACGGCGCCGGCTGCGCCGCCGACCTGCAGCACTGGGAAAGATGCACACGCCAGATTTTAGACGTGTCTACTTCAAATAAAATCGTTGTTGAAAAAAGCACCCTGCCTGTGCGTACCGCCGCTGCAATGGAACGGATTTTAAAAGGTGCAAAAAACGGTGTGCGGTTTGATGTACTTTCTAATCCGGAATTTCTCGCCGAAGGAACCGCAATAAACGACCTTGAAAATCCGGATCGTATTCTGATCGGCGGACACCAAACACCGGAAGGCCAGGCGGCAGTGCAAAAGCTGATCGATCTGTATGCAACCTGGGTGCCGCGCGAAAAAATCCTGACCACCAATCTGTGGTCGAGCGAACTTTCTAAACTGACAGCCAACGCATTTCTGGCGCAGCGTGTCAGCTCAATCAACAGTATTTCGGCATTGTGTGAAGTAACTGAAGCGGATATCAATGAAGTTGCGCACGCGATTGGAACCGACAGCCGGATCGGTCCAAAATTTTTGAAAGCCAGCGTCGGTTTCGGCGGTTCATGCTTTAAGAAAGATATTCTGAATCTTGTGTATCTCTGCGAAAGTTACGGCCTCGATGAAGTCGCCGAATACTGGCGGCAGGTTGTAAAGATGAACGATTATCAGGGATGCCGGTTTGCCGCGCGCATGCTGCAGGAAATGTTTAATACGATTGCCGGCAAACAGATTGCACTGTTCGGTTTTGCATTTAAAGCCAATACCGGGGATACGCGCGAAAGCCCGGCGATTAAAATTGTACATGAGCTGCTGGCCGAAAATGCGCAAGTAGTGGTCACCGATCCGAAAGCGCTCGAAAACGCCGGTTATGAGCTTGCCGATGTGCGCGACCGCGTCATCTTTGAACCGGACCCGTATAAAGCTGCGGAAGGTGCGCACGCCGTCGCCCTGCTCACCGACTGGGATGAGTACAAAGCACTCGATTACAAACGGATTTATGATACAATGATGAGTCCGGCGTTTTTATTTGATGGACGCAACCACCTGAACCATCAGGAACTGTACAACATCGGCTTCAACGTCTACGCCATCGGCAAAGCCGCATTGAAACACATTTAA
- a CDS encoding 2-oxoacid:acceptor oxidoreductase family protein, which translates to METDFFSYNLKDVKKIREEFMKPEIGNRKSENKNHPSSIVNIKLAGIGGMGVLKASLILAEVFFRRGMDVKKAEVHGMSQRGGSVCSDVRFGKKIFSPMIPAGAIDYLVLFQEDQFQLYEAECSPKTVILKPAMIDLDKLKNKRALNIAMLGLLSRYLDAPEKVWLDVIKENLPEKLHDVNVEAFGLGRLTPAF; encoded by the coding sequence ATGGAAACGGATTTTTTCAGTTACAACCTGAAAGATGTGAAAAAAATCAGAGAAGAATTTATGAAACCGGAAATCGGAAATCGGAAATCGGAAAATAAAAATCATCCATCATCAATCGTTAATATCAAGCTTGCTGGCATCGGCGGCATGGGTGTATTGAAAGCATCGCTGATTCTGGCAGAAGTGTTTTTCCGGCGCGGTATGGATGTAAAAAAGGCGGAAGTGCACGGCATGAGTCAGCGCGGCGGATCGGTGTGCAGCGATGTGCGTTTTGGTAAAAAAATATTCAGTCCGATGATACCGGCGGGCGCAATTGATTATCTGGTGCTGTTTCAGGAAGATCAGTTCCAGCTCTATGAGGCAGAGTGTTCCCCGAAAACGGTAATTTTAAAACCGGCAATGATAGATTTGGACAAACTGAAAAATAAACGCGCGCTGAATATCGCAATGCTCGGTCTGTTGAGCCGCTATCTGGATGCGCCTGAAAAAGTCTGGCTGGATGTGATTAAAGAAAATCTGCCGGAAAAACTGCATGATGTGAATGTGGAAGCATTCGGTCTTGGTCGACTGACGCCCGCTTTTTAG
- a CDS encoding thiamine pyrophosphate-dependent enzyme has product MKKENQKSVISHRQSAIGNRQFLMGNAAVALGALHAGAAYGAGYPGTPSSEILDDFNRLGGAAEWAPNEKVAAEVALGVSFAGARAFSTMKHVGLNVAADVLFTAAYSGVDGALVFVVADDPGMASSQNEQDSRRYAVAAGIPCLEPADSQEAYDFTQLAFEVSERWKIPVILKLTTRVCHSGTIVTPRTPAGKPAPHFERNIPYRVMVPAHARPAHRRLRAKLAEIAEWNEAEGPNKIIAGEKDTGIIASGVAFQHVREAAPAAAVFKIGMSYPLPVNAILKFAGAVETAWVIEENDPFLADAVRAAGGNIESAPEMYRFGELTVDRVRRILNNDISPEPVPPRGIPPQLCAGCPHTKSFEVLKKLGCIVAGDIGCYTLAAMQPLAAMDTQICMGAGIGVGLGMRHVLPREEAKKVVSVIGDSTFVHSGLTGLAEMAYNVPDTGHVLLILDNSITAMTGQQEHPGTGRRLNQEPASPLDYEKVVRAMNIENVFTFDPVRETEAYETALKEALEKDELTVFILKRPCILSAARKS; this is encoded by the coding sequence ATGAAAAAGGAAAATCAAAAATCTGTAATCTCCCATAGGCAATCGGCAATCGGTAATCGGCAATTCTTAATGGGCAATGCGGCGGTGGCTTTAGGCGCACTGCATGCGGGTGCGGCATACGGTGCGGGATATCCGGGCACGCCGTCGAGCGAGATTCTGGACGATTTTAACCGTCTGGGCGGTGCGGCAGAATGGGCGCCCAATGAAAAGGTTGCGGCGGAAGTAGCGCTCGGCGTTTCGTTCGCCGGCGCGCGCGCGTTCTCGACGATGAAGCACGTCGGATTGAATGTAGCGGCAGATGTTTTGTTTACGGCGGCATACAGCGGTGTTGACGGTGCGCTGGTGTTCGTTGTGGCGGATGATCCAGGCATGGCGTCGAGCCAGAACGAACAGGATTCGCGGCGTTACGCGGTGGCTGCCGGTATTCCGTGTCTGGAGCCGGCGGATTCGCAGGAGGCGTACGATTTTACGCAGCTGGCATTTGAGGTTTCGGAACGGTGGAAAATTCCGGTGATTCTGAAACTGACGACGCGCGTCTGTCATTCCGGTACAATTGTCACACCGCGCACGCCGGCGGGAAAACCGGCGCCGCATTTTGAACGCAATATCCCGTATCGTGTGATGGTTCCGGCGCACGCGCGTCCGGCGCACCGGCGGTTGCGTGCGAAGCTCGCCGAGATTGCGGAATGGAACGAAGCGGAAGGTCCGAATAAAATTATCGCCGGCGAAAAAGACACCGGAATCATTGCCTCCGGCGTTGCATTTCAGCATGTGCGCGAAGCGGCGCCGGCGGCGGCGGTGTTCAAAATCGGCATGAGTTATCCGCTGCCGGTGAACGCGATTTTAAAATTTGCCGGCGCGGTCGAGACAGCCTGGGTGATTGAAGAGAACGATCCGTTTCTGGCGGACGCTGTGCGCGCTGCCGGCGGAAACATTGAGAGCGCGCCGGAAATGTACCGCTTCGGTGAGCTGACGGTAGATCGCGTGCGCCGGATTTTAAACAATGATATTTCGCCGGAACCGGTGCCGCCGCGCGGCATCCCGCCGCAGCTTTGCGCCGGCTGCCCGCACACCAAAAGTTTTGAAGTGCTGAAAAAGCTCGGCTGCATTGTCGCCGGCGACATCGGCTGTTATACACTCGCGGCGATGCAGCCGCTGGCGGCGATGGATACGCAGATTTGCATGGGCGCCGGCATTGGAGTCGGACTCGGCATGCGCCACGTTCTGCCGCGTGAAGAGGCGAAGAAAGTGGTGAGCGTAATCGGCGACAGCACGTTCGTGCACAGCGGCCTGACCGGCCTCGCAGAAATGGCGTACAATGTGCCGGATACCGGCCATGTGCTGCTGATTCTTGATAATTCAATAACGGCGATGACGGGACAGCAGGAACATCCCGGCACCGGCCGGCGTCTGAATCAGGAACCTGCGAGTCCGCTCGATTATGAAAAAGTTGTGCGTGCGATGAATATTGAAAATGTGTTCACATTCGATCCGGTGCGCGAAACGGAGGCGTATGAAACAGCGCTGAAAGAGGCTTTGGAAAAAGATGAGCTGACGGTGTTTATTCTAAAACGTCCCTGCATTCTCTCCGCCGCGCGGAAGTCTTAA
- a CDS encoding NAD+ synthase: MNDFVHSSAFGIRCAAVQMNPTVGALEANANKIISSAIAAAKSDAQLVVFPELVLCGYPPEDLILRPQFIQDCDRQIARLAKELPPEIYVVAGAPFADGTGRYNAAFIFYGGNIAGVYKKMVLPDSGIFDEQHLFDAGNRAFTFDACDIKTGIQIGEDSLELSGAALAALKKEAPEIVINLSASPYYRGKYTEREKILSGAAQKLNAPLLFCNLTGGQDELVFDGGSAAFDAHGRLTSRAPLFEEYTLSTATPEICRNISGPLEEVYTALKTGLRDYVEKNGFKKVVVAVSGGIDSALVLTLATDALGAERVAAVTMPSQYSSGATIADAEEVAARLGIEFHAIPILPVYEKFIAGLETVWENAPADLTEENLQARIRGTMIMALSNKFGWLVLTAGNKSEIATGYCTLYGDMAGGLAVIKDVPKTLVFDLCRWRNRQGAVIPESTIERPPSAELHPDQKDSDSLPPYEILDPIIKAYVEQEMSVTAMIAAGFDAAAVKKTVRLINSSEYKRRQSPPGIRITPKTFGRDRRMPLTNRYTG, encoded by the coding sequence ATGAATGATTTTGTTCACAGCTCTGCTTTCGGAATCCGGTGCGCGGCAGTTCAGATGAATCCAACGGTCGGCGCGCTGGAGGCGAATGCAAATAAAATTATTTCCAGCGCCATCGCCGCCGCAAAGTCGGACGCGCAACTGGTAGTTTTTCCGGAACTCGTACTGTGCGGATATCCGCCGGAAGATTTAATTCTGCGCCCGCAGTTTATTCAGGATTGCGACCGGCAGATTGCGCGGCTGGCGAAAGAACTGCCGCCGGAAATTTATGTTGTTGCCGGCGCGCCGTTTGCCGACGGCACCGGCCGGTATAACGCAGCATTTATTTTCTACGGCGGCAACATTGCCGGCGTTTACAAAAAAATGGTTCTGCCGGATTCCGGCATATTCGATGAACAGCATCTGTTTGATGCCGGTAACCGTGCGTTTACATTCGATGCGTGCGACATAAAAACCGGTATTCAGATCGGTGAAGATTCTCTGGAACTTTCCGGTGCGGCGCTTGCAGCGTTAAAAAAAGAAGCACCGGAAATTGTCATTAATCTTTCGGCATCGCCGTATTATCGCGGAAAATACACCGAACGCGAAAAAATACTTTCCGGCGCCGCACAAAAACTGAACGCCCCCCTGCTCTTTTGCAATCTGACCGGCGGTCAGGATGAACTGGTTTTTGACGGCGGCAGTGCGGCATTTGATGCGCACGGTAGATTAACAAGCCGTGCGCCGCTGTTTGAAGAATATACACTCTCTACCGCCACACCGGAAATCTGCCGGAATATTTCCGGTCCGCTGGAAGAAGTATATACAGCACTGAAAACCGGACTGCGTGATTACGTTGAAAAAAACGGTTTTAAAAAAGTTGTTGTCGCGGTGAGCGGCGGAATTGATTCAGCGCTGGTGTTAACGCTGGCAACAGACGCACTCGGTGCGGAACGTGTGGCGGCAGTGACGATGCCGTCGCAATACTCATCCGGCGCAACCATTGCGGATGCAGAAGAAGTTGCAGCCCGGCTTGGTATAGAATTCCATGCGATTCCGATTCTGCCGGTGTATGAGAAATTTATTGCCGGACTTGAAACGGTCTGGGAAAACGCGCCGGCGGATTTGACAGAAGAAAATCTGCAGGCACGGATTCGCGGCACGATGATCATGGCGCTTTCAAACAAGTTCGGCTGGCTCGTGCTGACGGCCGGCAATAAAAGTGAAATCGCCACCGGCTACTGCACGCTGTACGGCGATATGGCCGGCGGACTTGCGGTGATTAAAGATGTGCCGAAAACGCTGGTGTTCGATCTGTGCCGCTGGCGCAACCGGCAAGGCGCAGTGATTCCGGAGTCAACGATTGAGCGTCCGCCGTCTGCCGAGCTCCACCCCGACCAGAAAGACAGTGATTCACTGCCGCCGTACGAAATTCTTGATCCGATTATTAAAGCATACGTTGAGCAAGAAATGAGCGTGACCGCGATGATTGCCGCCGGTTTTGATGCGGCTGCTGTTAAAAAAACGGTACGACTGATTAACTCAAGCGAATATAAACGCCGGCAGAGTCCGCCGGGGATCCGCATCACGCCGAAAACGTTCGGGCGCGACCGGCGTATGCCGCTTACGAACCGGTATACGGGATAA
- a CDS encoding cation:proton antiporter has protein sequence MLPISDPVLVFAILALAMLVAPLISERLRIPDLVFLLIFGALLGPNGFHIIERSTAVTLLGAIGMLYIMFLAGIEIDLYRFMRSYKRSIAFGMLTFLVPQILGTFAGRYILNMNWPASLLLASMFASHTLLAYPIASRLGISRSEPVAVTVGATIITDTLALLVLAVIADSARGMTLGAGFWVTIIFGMLALTALTWRGIPLAARWFFHRVPEKGNAQFLFVIVVVCVCAWLSHFARMEPIIGAFLTGAAFNRLIPENSALMARITFAGNTLFIPFFLISVGMLVDAGAMITGTRGLIVGITMVVAVILTKYVAAHLARRFCGYSRDTGNVMFGLSVVQAAATLAAVVVGFNLKIFDEAVLNGAILMIIVTCPLGSWMVDRYGRRMAAEAPVRTAHSAAEQRILVAVSKPTSAARLLDLSFLLRNSARPGGIYPLTVAREQAYSDEAVAQGEKLLGGCLAHAAAADIQVQPALRVSSNISDGIIQAARELRSGLAVVGWSGEQSASIRIFGTVMQHLVEDCAPRLMFCRIVRPLNTARRIIIPFPPLSSRLRDLPDFIRDAKMLAHQAGTELKLFCAAGDAADILSIVAKTKPAVKTAVEEGRVWSQIQRSLFKEIGADDLILLPVDRRNGVQWSPALDHLPEMIVKKFPENNLIVAYPSGAGNAPEKETAPPEEADLPDLLPIDLDETGTLELALKQMTDFAFGDQPVLARAVLRYFQSSAGSFPVELAPRMALLHARFGDLPHPVLGIIRIPAGWPTPDLPEPPQTVLVLIDSHSQPPEYHLKNLSLVARRMQVVRRKLKGYTVVSALEICELFRSSS, from the coding sequence ATGCTGCCGATTTCAGATCCGGTTCTGGTATTCGCAATTCTGGCGCTGGCCATGCTCGTGGCGCCGCTGATTTCTGAGCGCTTGAGAATTCCGGATCTGGTGTTTCTGCTCATATTCGGTGCGCTGCTCGGTCCAAACGGTTTTCACATTATTGAACGCAGCACTGCAGTCACGCTGCTTGGTGCAATCGGCATGCTTTACATCATGTTTCTCGCCGGCATTGAGATTGATTTGTATCGCTTCATGCGCAGCTATAAACGCAGTATCGCGTTTGGAATGCTGACGTTTCTCGTGCCGCAAATCCTCGGTACGTTCGCCGGACGTTATATTCTCAACATGAACTGGCCGGCGTCGCTGCTGCTCGCCAGTATGTTTGCATCGCACACGCTGCTGGCATATCCAATCGCCAGCCGCCTCGGAATTTCACGCAGCGAGCCGGTGGCTGTCACCGTTGGTGCAACCATCATCACCGACACACTCGCGCTGCTTGTCCTGGCTGTTATCGCCGATTCTGCGCGCGGCATGACACTCGGCGCCGGTTTCTGGGTAACGATCATTTTCGGCATGCTCGCTTTAACGGCTTTGACGTGGCGGGGAATTCCATTGGCCGCGCGCTGGTTTTTTCACCGCGTGCCGGAAAAAGGCAATGCGCAGTTTTTATTCGTTATCGTCGTTGTTTGCGTGTGTGCGTGGCTGTCGCATTTCGCGCGCATGGAACCGATTATCGGCGCATTTCTCACCGGCGCGGCGTTCAACCGGTTAATACCGGAGAACAGCGCGCTGATGGCGCGCATAACCTTCGCCGGCAACACGCTTTTTATCCCGTTTTTTCTTATCTCCGTTGGAATGCTGGTCGACGCTGGTGCCATGATTACCGGTACGCGCGGGCTGATTGTCGGCATAACCATGGTTGTCGCTGTGATTCTCACCAAATATGTTGCGGCGCATCTGGCGCGCCGGTTTTGCGGTTACAGCCGCGATACCGGCAATGTCATGTTTGGATTGAGTGTGGTGCAGGCGGCGGCGACGCTCGCAGCGGTTGTTGTCGGGTTCAACTTAAAAATTTTTGATGAAGCCGTTTTGAACGGTGCAATTCTCATGATCATTGTCACCTGTCCGCTCGGCTCGTGGATGGTCGACCGCTACGGCCGGCGCATGGCTGCCGAAGCGCCGGTACGCACGGCGCACTCCGCCGCCGAACAGCGGATTCTTGTGGCGGTTTCAAAACCGACGTCGGCGGCACGCCTGCTCGATTTAAGTTTTCTGCTGCGTAACAGCGCGCGTCCCGGCGGAATTTATCCGCTCACTGTAGCGCGCGAACAGGCATATTCCGATGAAGCCGTCGCGCAGGGCGAAAAACTGCTCGGCGGCTGTCTGGCGCACGCCGCCGCCGCTGATATTCAGGTGCAGCCCGCACTGCGCGTTTCATCCAATATTTCTGACGGAATTATTCAGGCCGCGCGCGAACTCCGTTCTGGGCTTGCCGTTGTCGGCTGGAGCGGCGAGCAGTCCGCGAGCATCCGGATTTTCGGCACTGTCATGCAGCATCTGGTGGAAGACTGCGCACCGCGTCTGATGTTCTGCCGGATCGTCCGTCCCCTCAACACTGCGCGTCGGATTATCATCCCGTTTCCGCCGCTTTCATCGCGATTGCGCGACCTGCCGGATTTTATTCGCGATGCAAAAATGCTTGCACATCAGGCCGGGACCGAATTGAAACTTTTTTGCGCCGCCGGTGATGCTGCCGATATTCTCTCCATCGTCGCAAAAACAAAGCCGGCGGTAAAAACTGCGGTAGAAGAGGGCAGGGTGTGGAGTCAAATTCAGAGAAGCCTTTTTAAAGAAATCGGCGCAGATGATCTGATCCTGCTCCCGGTTGACCGGCGCAACGGTGTGCAGTGGTCGCCGGCGCTCGACCATCTGCCGGAAATGATCGTGAAAAAATTTCCTGAAAACAATCTCATCGTTGCTTATCCGTCCGGTGCCGGCAATGCGCCGGAAAAAGAAACCGCGCCGCCGGAAGAAGCAGACTTGCCCGATCTGCTGCCGATCGATCTGGACGAAACCGGCACGCTTGAGCTGGCATTAAAACAGATGACGGATTTTGCATTCGGCGATCAGCCGGTACTGGCGCGCGCTGTGCTGCGTTATTTCCAGTCGTCTGCCGGTTCATTCCCTGTTGAACTTGCACCGCGCATGGCGCTGCTGCATGCGCGCTTTGGCGATTTGCCGCATCCGGTACTCGGAATCATTCGTATTCCGGCGGGCTGGCCGACGCCCGATCTGCCGGAGCCGCCGCAAACTGTGCTGGTGCTGATCGATTCCCATTCGCAACCGCCGGAATATCACCTTAAAAATCTGTCGCTCGTCGCACGCCGGATGCAGGTGGTCCGCCGGAAACTTAAAGGGTACACCGTCGTAAGTGCGCTGGAAATCTGTGAACTGTTCAGAAGTTCATCGTAG
- a CDS encoding sigma-70 family RNA polymerase sigma factor, producing the protein MTEREEQLKADEPVDLDLVHRSQAGDHSAYEELTRRYYKKIYGLVYSMVNNREDAEDVTQDVFVRAWKALGRFREQSGFYTWIYRIALNRTINFRKKRNRRQNISFDEFDPDIKLAESYREFSSKGSVLRKMSLGEFQKKMNEALMKLSEKHRAVVVMHDIEGVPHAKIARILHTSEGTVRSRLFYARQQLQAELAEFAK; encoded by the coding sequence ATGACGGAGCGGGAAGAACAGTTGAAGGCGGATGAACCGGTCGATCTGGATCTGGTTCATCGTTCGCAGGCGGGAGATCATTCCGCCTACGAGGAGCTGACGCGCCGTTATTATAAAAAAATTTACGGGCTGGTTTACAGCATGGTAAACAACCGAGAAGATGCAGAAGATGTTACACAGGATGTTTTTGTGCGGGCGTGGAAGGCACTCGGGCGCTTCCGCGAACAGTCAGGATTTTACACCTGGATCTACCGCATTGCCCTGAACCGGACGATTAATTTCAGAAAAAAACGCAACCGCCGGCAGAATATCAGCTTTGATGAGTTCGATCCCGACATCAAACTGGCCGAATCTTACCGGGAATTTTCCAGCAAAGGATCGGTACTTCGCAAGATGAGTCTTGGAGAATTTCAGAAAAAAATGAACGAAGCCCTCATGAAGCTGTCCGAGAAGCATAGAGCAGTGGTCGTGATGCATGATATTGAGGGAGTCCCTCATGCAAAAATAGCCCGCATCCTGCACACTTCTGAAGGAACCGTGCGGTCGCGTCTTTTTTATGCGCGGCAGCAGTTACAGGCGGAACTCGCGGAGTTTGCGAAATAA
- the guaB gene encoding IMP dehydrogenase has translation MSQNKYLDKFMETFRFEGLTFDDVSLITQYADFLPGDTDITTQLSTNIRLNIPFLSAAMDTVTEADMAIAMALHGGIGIIHKNLEIVQQASAVARVKHYLNGLINTPITFNENQTLAQIKAYRDEKKYTFSGFPVLNDAGELAGILTSKDIKYARSLDVRAGDIMTKNVITADETTTLQQAYEIMQKNKIGKLPLVKNGKLTGLYSYTDVADLIENTRPLYNRDEKYQLRAGAGIGPGDYTRAEALAAANVDVLVVDTAHGHSQGVLEMTAWVKKTFPRIDVIAGNIATGEAALALRKAGADAVKVGIGPGSICTTRVVAGVGIPQISAIYNCAGALKGSIPVIADGGIRHSGDIAKAIVAGASSVMMGSVLAGTDEGPGEKILFEGRQFVIYRGMGSLDAIKSREGSRQRYGLNDEDEPVPQGIEGVVPYAGSVSKVLKQYGGGLQASLGYCGCKTIPELQEHGQFVRVSAAGMNEAHPHDIKITKEAPNYRR, from the coding sequence ATGAGTCAGAATAAGTACCTCGATAAATTTATGGAAACTTTCAGGTTTGAAGGTCTCACATTCGATGATGTTTCGCTGATTACACAGTACGCTGATTTTTTGCCCGGCGACACGGATATCACCACACAGCTCTCTACTAATATCCGGCTGAATATTCCTTTTCTCAGCGCTGCAATGGATACAGTGACCGAAGCGGACATGGCGATTGCGATGGCACTGCACGGCGGGATCGGAATTATTCATAAAAATCTTGAGATCGTACAGCAGGCAAGTGCGGTTGCGCGCGTAAAACATTATTTGAACGGTCTGATCAACACGCCGATCACGTTTAATGAAAATCAGACGCTTGCGCAAATCAAAGCATATCGCGACGAAAAAAAATATACGTTCAGCGGATTCCCGGTGCTGAACGACGCCGGGGAGCTCGCCGGAATTCTTACCTCAAAAGATATTAAATACGCACGCAGCCTTGATGTCCGCGCCGGTGACATTATGACGAAAAATGTGATCACTGCCGATGAAACCACAACACTGCAGCAGGCGTATGAAATCATGCAGAAAAATAAAATCGGCAAACTGCCGCTCGTAAAAAACGGTAAACTTACCGGGCTGTACAGTTACACCGATGTTGCTGATTTAATTGAAAATACGCGCCCGCTTTATAACCGTGATGAAAAATACCAGTTGCGCGCCGGCGCCGGCATCGGACCCGGTGATTATACACGAGCCGAAGCGCTCGCAGCTGCAAATGTGGATGTGCTGGTGGTTGACACCGCACATGGCCACAGCCAGGGCGTACTTGAAATGACGGCGTGGGTGAAAAAAACTTTTCCGCGCATCGATGTGATCGCCGGAAATATTGCCACCGGTGAAGCAGCGCTGGCACTGCGTAAAGCGGGTGCGGATGCGGTGAAAGTCGGCATCGGCCCGGGCTCCATCTGCACAACGCGCGTGGTTGCCGGCGTCGGCATTCCGCAGATCAGCGCAATTTATAACTGCGCCGGTGCACTGAAAGGTTCGATTCCGGTGATTGCCGATGGCGGAATACGGCATTCCGGCGACATCGCAAAAGCGATCGTTGCCGGCGCCTCAAGCGTAATGATGGGTTCAGTGCTTGCCGGAACAGATGAAGGCCCCGGTGAAAAAATTCTATTCGAAGGCCGGCAGTTTGTAATTTATCGCGGAATGGGCAGCCTGGACGCCATTAAATCGCGCGAGGGATCGCGTCAGCGTTACGGTTTGAATGACGAAGATGAGCCTGTACCGCAGGGCATTGAAGGTGTTGTGCCCTACGCCGGTTCCGTCAGCAAAGTGCTGAAACAATACGGCGGCGGACTGCAGGCCAGCCTCGGCTACTGCGGTTGCAAAACCATTCCGGAACTGCAGGAGCACGGCCAGTTTGTGCGCGTTTCCGCCGCCGGTATGAACGAAGCGCATCCGCATGATATTAAAATCACCAAAGAAGCGCCGAACTATCGTCGATGA
- a CDS encoding thioesterase family protein, whose product MQFRVRYSETDQMQTFYNSRALEWFEVGRTELARALGLPYSEWEKRGILLPLVEAHVFFKGRAMYDDLLEMSVTMQPEGRARLRFENRITQASTGAPVAEGHTVHALVSPETGRPVRIPEWVLSLTADCADGNG is encoded by the coding sequence ATGCAGTTTAGAGTTCGCTATAGCGAGACCGACCAGATGCAGACGTTTTATAATTCGCGCGCGCTGGAGTGGTTTGAGGTCGGCCGCACCGAACTGGCGCGTGCGCTTGGTCTGCCGTATTCGGAATGGGAAAAGCGCGGAATTCTGCTGCCGCTGGTCGAGGCGCACGTTTTCTTTAAAGGCCGCGCGATGTATGATGACCTGCTTGAGATGTCGGTGACGATGCAGCCGGAAGGCCGCGCCCGGCTGCGGTTTGAGAACCGTATCACGCAGGCGTCAACCGGTGCGCCGGTTGCGGAAGGCCACACCGTGCATGCATTGGTTTCGCCGGAGACCGGCCGGCCGGTGCGGATACCGGAATGGGTTTTAAGTTTGACCGCGGATTGCGCGGATGGAAACGGATAA